Proteins from one Mesorhizobium sp. M9A.F.Ca.ET.002.03.1.2 genomic window:
- a CDS encoding ABC transporter ATP-binding protein: MRGISKSFGAVKANEAVDLSVAPGEILGLLGENGAGKTTLMNVLFGAYAPDVGEILVQGRQVTINSSADALAAGIGMVHQHFHLAPRLSVLENLLIGIPGKSGRIDRAGGLARLDEIGRQHGLTLDPDLPVSALSVGEQQRLEIVKALFRGARLLILDEPTAVLAPSEVEGLFSALRSMAAQGLGIIFISHKLNEVRALTHRCLVLRHGRVAGRVDTPASTNSSEMARLMCGHEIVPPARGASTPGAAVLTLDGISTSRHSGMPLRDVSLFVRAGEILGIAGVSGNGQRALAEVISGVLAPDAGQMTIAGKVVSRFSPREVQALGLGRIPEDRMTTGLVTNLPLADSMVLPRIGTAAFSRNGLLRPDAIRAFAEEQIKAYDIRCPGPMTRAGALSGGNLQKALLARELAFDPKVLIVSQPTRGLDIGAARFIHEKFLDMRAKGCGIIVIGEDLEELLMLCDRIAVMYEGHIAGMLDSAVATIARLGLMMTGAEGKA, translated from the coding sequence ATGCGCGGCATCTCCAAGAGCTTCGGCGCCGTCAAGGCAAATGAAGCCGTCGATCTCAGCGTCGCGCCGGGCGAAATCCTCGGGCTGCTCGGCGAGAACGGCGCCGGCAAGACGACGCTGATGAACGTGCTGTTCGGCGCTTATGCGCCGGACGTCGGCGAGATCCTGGTCCAGGGCCGGCAGGTTACGATCAACAGTTCGGCCGATGCGCTGGCCGCCGGCATCGGCATGGTGCACCAGCATTTCCATCTCGCGCCGCGATTGTCAGTGCTGGAAAACCTGCTGATCGGCATTCCGGGCAAGTCGGGCCGGATCGACCGCGCCGGTGGGCTGGCGCGGCTCGACGAGATCGGCCGGCAGCACGGGCTCACGCTCGATCCGGACCTTCCCGTCTCGGCATTGTCGGTCGGCGAGCAGCAGCGGCTCGAAATCGTCAAGGCGCTGTTTCGCGGCGCAAGGTTGCTGATCCTCGACGAGCCGACGGCGGTGCTGGCGCCGAGCGAGGTCGAGGGGCTGTTTTCGGCGCTGCGGTCGATGGCGGCCCAGGGTCTCGGCATCATCTTCATCTCGCACAAGCTCAACGAGGTGCGGGCGCTGACCCATCGCTGCCTGGTGTTGCGGCACGGCCGCGTTGCCGGCCGCGTCGACACGCCTGCCAGCACGAACTCGTCGGAGATGGCGCGGCTGATGTGCGGCCACGAGATCGTTCCGCCGGCCAGGGGGGCATCGACGCCGGGTGCCGCAGTGCTGACCCTGGACGGCATCTCGACGTCGCGCCATTCCGGTATGCCGCTGCGCGACGTGTCGCTCTTTGTCCGCGCCGGCGAGATCCTCGGCATTGCCGGCGTCTCGGGCAATGGCCAACGGGCGCTGGCCGAGGTGATCTCCGGCGTGCTCGCGCCCGATGCCGGCCAGATGACGATAGCCGGCAAAGTTGTCTCGCGCTTTTCGCCGCGCGAGGTGCAGGCGCTTGGTCTCGGGCGCATCCCGGAAGACCGGATGACGACTGGGCTCGTCACCAATCTGCCGCTCGCCGATTCGATGGTGCTGCCGCGGATCGGCACGGCGGCGTTCAGCCGCAACGGTTTGCTCAGGCCTGACGCGATCCGCGCCTTTGCCGAGGAACAGATCAAGGCCTACGACATACGCTGCCCCGGGCCGATGACGCGGGCGGGCGCCCTGTCCGGCGGCAATCTGCAAAAGGCGCTGCTGGCGCGTGAACTTGCCTTCGACCCAAAGGTGCTGATCGTGTCGCAGCCGACACGCGGTCTCGACATCGGCGCCGCCCGCTTCATCCATGAAAAGTTCCTCGACATGCGGGCCAAGGGCTGCGGCATCATCGTCATCGGCGAGGACCTCGAAGAACTGCTGATGCTCTGCGACCGCATCGCGGTGATGTATGAGGGACACATCGCCGGCATGCTCGACAGCGCCGTGGCAACGATCGCGCGGCTGGGCCTGATGATGACCGGGGCGGAGGGCAAAGCCTGA
- a CDS encoding BMP family protein, whose amino-acid sequence MENRKSKIQSKREGLSRRNVLELGALGLAAAMLPGQALAQDKKLKVAAIFATPIEEPWDHQIHVALQKAEKELGIEYKWSEKVQTADFSRVMREYAQGGYELVLGDAFAAERESRRTAKQFPKVAFLFGSGAGPAEPNFGVFDNWIHEPAYLSGLIAGKMSKSGTIGAVAAMGIPEVNRLVNAFFAGAREVNPDIKKKVAFIGSFFDPPKAKEAAIAQIDAGVDVIYAERFGVIEAAAERKILAISNMSDQSSLAPDTVITGPVWDMYPTVEQAIKLVKAGVFTAQDYGDFSRMTKGGSSLAPYHKFDKTLPADVKELVEKKKAEILDGNFRVDVDENTPVSD is encoded by the coding sequence ATGGAAAACCGGAAGAGCAAAATCCAATCGAAACGCGAAGGGCTTTCGCGACGCAACGTTCTGGAACTGGGCGCGCTCGGCCTAGCTGCAGCCATGCTGCCGGGCCAGGCCTTGGCACAGGACAAGAAGCTGAAGGTGGCGGCGATCTTCGCCACGCCGATCGAGGAGCCATGGGATCACCAGATCCATGTCGCCCTGCAGAAGGCCGAGAAGGAACTCGGCATCGAATACAAATGGTCGGAAAAGGTGCAGACGGCGGATTTCAGCCGTGTCATGCGCGAATATGCGCAAGGCGGCTATGAGCTGGTGCTGGGCGATGCTTTCGCCGCCGAACGGGAATCCCGCCGGACGGCCAAGCAGTTTCCGAAGGTCGCCTTCCTGTTCGGCTCCGGCGCCGGGCCGGCCGAACCGAATTTCGGCGTCTTCGACAATTGGATCCACGAGCCGGCCTATCTCTCTGGCCTGATCGCCGGAAAGATGTCGAAATCAGGCACGATCGGCGCCGTCGCGGCGATGGGCATTCCGGAAGTGAACCGGCTGGTCAACGCTTTCTTTGCCGGTGCCAGGGAGGTCAATCCGGACATCAAGAAGAAGGTCGCGTTCATCGGCTCTTTCTTCGACCCGCCGAAGGCGAAGGAAGCGGCGATCGCCCAGATCGACGCCGGCGTCGACGTGATCTATGCCGAGCGCTTCGGCGTCATCGAAGCGGCGGCGGAGAGGAAGATCCTCGCCATCTCCAACATGTCCGACCAGTCGAGCCTCGCCCCCGACACGGTGATCACCGGACCGGTCTGGGACATGTATCCGACGGTCGAGCAGGCGATCAAGCTGGTCAAGGCGGGGGTGTTCACCGCGCAGGATTACGGCGATTTCTCGCGCATGACTAAGGGCGGCTCCTCGCTGGCGCCCTACCACAAATTCGACAAGACGCTGCCCGCCGACGTCAAGGAGTTGGTCGAGAAGAAGAAGGCCGAAATTCTCGACGGCAATTTCCGTGTCGACGTCGACGAAAACACGCCGGTTTCGGATTGA
- a CDS encoding glycosyltransferase: protein MQRRASPTIALFPEASFGAALNCVGIAQALRARGARPVFICHAGFSGVFADYGFQEYQLPTDEPLTDSERQSYWQAFVRRHLPHFRLSPIDQLQTYVAPTWEAIVDTAVNAEAPLRQLLARLKPDAVVLDNVIMFPALAGAGCPWVRVISCAETELPDANVPPYLSGLAANDPSRAAFEARYLAAVAPAHDRFNRLRADAGLAPLPKGLFLEASPDLNLLLTPTIVRRERAEPLDPARFVYLEGCVRSEGPFDVPVFPRNDGPLVYLSFGSLGAMDVGLIERMLAVFDRLPARFIVNAGGLRDSYRAVPDNVYLDAWFPQPSVVAKSDLFIHHGGNNSFCEALRFGVPSLIMPYCWDGHDNARRAEETGVGRHISRDCWSDDELKQAILGLMADGEMRFRLKENAATMARAPGTDAAAEAILALVRT, encoded by the coding sequence TTGCAGCGTAGAGCCAGCCCCACCATCGCGCTGTTTCCCGAAGCAAGCTTCGGCGCCGCGCTCAATTGCGTCGGCATCGCGCAGGCGCTGCGCGCAAGGGGCGCACGGCCGGTGTTCATCTGCCATGCCGGCTTTTCCGGCGTGTTCGCCGACTATGGTTTTCAGGAATACCAGCTGCCGACCGACGAGCCGCTGACCGACAGCGAACGCCAGAGCTACTGGCAGGCTTTCGTGCGCCGCCATCTGCCGCATTTCAGGTTGAGCCCGATCGACCAGCTTCAAACCTATGTCGCCCCGACCTGGGAAGCGATCGTCGACACCGCGGTCAATGCCGAGGCGCCGCTGCGCCAATTGCTGGCGCGGCTGAAGCCGGATGCCGTCGTGCTCGACAATGTCATCATGTTTCCGGCGCTGGCGGGCGCCGGTTGCCCATGGGTGCGCGTCATCTCTTGCGCCGAAACCGAGCTTCCCGACGCCAATGTACCACCCTATCTGTCCGGTCTCGCCGCCAACGACCCGAGCCGCGCGGCCTTCGAGGCGCGCTACCTGGCAGCCGTTGCGCCGGCGCACGACCGGTTTAACCGGCTTCGGGCGGATGCCGGTCTTGCGCCCTTGCCGAAGGGGCTATTCCTGGAGGCCTCGCCTGACCTCAATCTGCTGCTGACCCCGACGATCGTGCGCCGCGAGCGCGCAGAGCCGCTCGACCCGGCCCGCTTCGTCTATCTCGAAGGCTGTGTCCGTTCGGAAGGGCCGTTCGACGTACCGGTCTTTCCGCGCAATGACGGGCCGCTGGTCTATCTCAGCTTCGGCAGCCTCGGCGCCATGGATGTCGGCCTGATCGAGCGCATGCTCGCCGTGTTCGACAGGCTGCCGGCCCGCTTCATCGTCAATGCCGGCGGTCTGCGCGACAGCTACCGCGCGGTTCCTGACAATGTCTATCTCGACGCCTGGTTTCCGCAGCCGTCGGTTGTTGCGAAATCCGATCTCTTCATTCATCACGGAGGCAACAACAGCTTTTGCGAAGCGCTGCGTTTTGGCGTGCCGTCGCTGATCATGCCCTATTGCTGGGACGGGCACGACAATGCTCGACGCGCCGAAGAAACCGGAGTCGGCCGCCACATCAGCCGCGACTGCTGGAGCGATGATGAACTGAAACAGGCCATCCTTGGCCTAATGGCCGACGGCGAGATGCGCTTTCGCCTCAAGGAGAATGCGGCCACCATGGCACGGGCGCCGGGAACGGACGCCGCCGCCGAAGCCATTCTCGCCCTCGTAAGGACGTGA
- a CDS encoding glutamine synthetase family protein, producing MTPTDDPKQWLEQQGIREVECLVPDVNGVLRGKTLPTAKFLKSLEDRALYLPSSAFLVCIDGRYSGSNDEGFGYQDPDMRMVPDVATLCLAPGAGAGKAYIFADAFHMDDRPWMASPRHVLRAVLDLYRQRGWRAVVAPELEFYLTAPNPDPDRPLTAPVGRNGRSETVQHPYDMAALEEFEPVIRRLYDYAATAGLPLDTLIHESGTAQLEINFLHGDALPLADKVSLFKRMTRQAAQEGGMHATFMAKPIAAQAGSSMHLHMSVVDEAGNTLFAGRDDADTEMFGHFIGGLQKYIPEIMPLFAPNVNSFRRIRPNHSAPANIEWSRDNRSCGLRVPAGGRAARRVENRLPGADANPYLAMAGSLLCGYLGVEEKLSRSPEATGNAYRSKSTLPKTMEEALDRFAACSPVRALLGEDFFQTYLRVKSVELDLFQSVVTSWERDHLLLKV from the coding sequence ATGACCCCAACGGACGATCCGAAGCAATGGCTGGAGCAGCAGGGGATCAGGGAAGTTGAGTGCCTGGTGCCGGACGTGAATGGCGTGTTGCGCGGCAAGACCTTGCCGACGGCGAAGTTCCTGAAGTCGCTCGAGGATCGCGCGCTTTATCTGCCGAGCAGCGCCTTCCTGGTCTGCATCGACGGCCGCTATTCCGGTTCCAACGACGAGGGGTTCGGCTACCAGGACCCCGACATGCGGATGGTGCCGGACGTTGCGACGCTCTGCCTGGCGCCGGGTGCCGGAGCGGGCAAAGCCTATATCTTCGCCGATGCGTTTCATATGGACGATAGGCCGTGGATGGCCTCGCCACGTCATGTCCTGCGGGCCGTGCTCGATCTCTATCGCCAGCGCGGCTGGCGGGCAGTGGTGGCGCCGGAGCTCGAATTCTACCTGACCGCGCCCAATCCCGATCCCGATCGGCCGTTGACCGCGCCGGTCGGGCGCAACGGCCGCTCCGAAACCGTGCAGCATCCCTATGACATGGCGGCGCTGGAGGAATTCGAGCCGGTGATCCGGCGCCTCTACGATTACGCAGCCACGGCCGGGCTGCCGCTCGACACGCTGATCCATGAGTCGGGCACGGCACAGCTCGAAATCAATTTCCTGCATGGCGACGCGCTGCCGCTGGCCGACAAGGTTTCGCTGTTCAAGCGGATGACGCGCCAGGCCGCGCAGGAAGGCGGCATGCACGCGACCTTCATGGCCAAGCCGATCGCCGCACAAGCCGGCAGCTCCATGCATCTCCACATGTCGGTCGTCGACGAGGCGGGGAACACGCTGTTTGCCGGGCGCGACGATGCCGACACCGAGATGTTCGGGCATTTCATCGGCGGGCTGCAGAAATACATTCCCGAAATCATGCCGCTGTTTGCGCCGAACGTGAACTCGTTCCGCCGCATCCGGCCGAACCATAGCGCGCCGGCCAACATCGAGTGGTCGCGCGACAACCGCTCCTGCGGCCTGCGCGTGCCGGCCGGCGGGCGGGCCGCGCGGCGGGTGGAAAACCGGCTGCCCGGCGCCGACGCCAATCCCTATCTGGCGATGGCCGGCTCGCTGCTCTGCGGCTATCTCGGCGTCGAGGAAAAGCTCTCGCGTTCGCCCGAGGCGACCGGCAATGCCTATCGCAGCAAGAGCACGCTGCCGAAAACCATGGAGGAGGCGCTCGATCGTTTCGCCGCTTGCAGCCCGGTTCGGGCGCTGCTCGGCGAGGATTTCTTCCAGACCTATCTGCGTGTCAAGAGCGTCGAGCTCGACCTGTTCCAAAGCGTCGTCACGTCCTGGGAACGCGACCATCTGCTGCTCAAGGTATGA
- a CDS encoding ABC transporter permease — MFRLEARTSTPTWFNLALPLLAIAATLVLCSGLVALAGAGVVEAYGVMFSASLGDSYAITETLVRATPMIFTGLAVAVAFRAKFWNIGAEGQLLAGAVASCAVGAIPMPGPLAMLLMALAGAAAGAAVALVPATLRVKFRVDDVVSSLLLNSVIFYALMALIEGPWKDSFSGYPISPPIEDSANFPVLLEGTRLHLGVVAAFLAAPVIWFLIVRTTLGFRIRVIGENPEAARYGGIHVERVLVSTALLSGALAGLAGVGEVGGVHFQVMSDISPGYGYSGIVVAMLARLNPLGVVPAAIFLAAVMTGAEAMSRATGVPAFLSDVIQGTALLAMLVALLFTAYRIRRVGTAK, encoded by the coding sequence ATGTTCCGTCTGGAAGCCCGCACCAGCACGCCTACCTGGTTCAACCTGGCACTACCGCTACTGGCGATCGCAGCAACGCTGGTGCTGTGCAGCGGTCTGGTCGCACTGGCCGGCGCCGGCGTGGTCGAGGCCTATGGGGTGATGTTTTCGGCGTCTCTCGGCGACAGCTACGCGATCACGGAAACGCTGGTGCGCGCGACACCGATGATCTTCACCGGGCTTGCCGTCGCTGTCGCCTTCCGCGCCAAATTCTGGAACATCGGCGCCGAGGGGCAGTTGCTTGCCGGCGCGGTAGCGAGCTGCGCGGTCGGCGCCATCCCGATGCCGGGGCCGCTCGCTATGCTGCTGATGGCCCTGGCGGGTGCGGCTGCCGGCGCGGCGGTCGCCTTGGTGCCGGCGACGCTGCGGGTAAAATTCAGGGTTGATGACGTGGTCAGCTCGCTGCTGCTCAACTCGGTCATCTTCTACGCCCTGATGGCGCTGATCGAAGGCCCGTGGAAAGACAGTTTCAGCGGTTACCCGATCTCGCCGCCGATCGAGGATTCGGCGAATTTCCCGGTGCTGCTCGAAGGCACACGGCTGCATCTCGGCGTCGTGGCGGCGTTCCTCGCCGCGCCGGTCATCTGGTTCCTGATCGTGCGCACGACGCTCGGCTTCCGGATCAGGGTCATTGGCGAGAATCCCGAAGCCGCGCGCTATGGCGGCATCCATGTCGAGCGCGTGCTGGTCTCGACGGCGCTGCTGTCCGGCGCGCTGGCCGGCCTTGCCGGCGTCGGCGAGGTCGGCGGCGTGCATTTCCAGGTGATGAGCGACATCTCGCCGGGCTATGGCTATTCCGGCATCGTCGTCGCCATGCTGGCGCGACTCAATCCGCTCGGCGTGGTGCCGGCGGCGATCTTCCTTGCTGCCGTCATGACCGGCGCCGAGGCGATGTCGCGGGCCACCGGTGTCCCGGCCTTCCTTAGCGACGTCATCCAGGGCACAGCGCTACTCGCCATGCTGGTGGCGCTGCTGTTCACCGCCTATCGCATCCGCCGCGTGGGGACAGCCAAATGA
- a CDS encoding GntR family transcriptional regulator has translation MQAAARRPRTNHLDLAQRILDVARQRGFEAGAHLPEQQIASLCNVSRTPVRAALRLLTEKGVVRWEADSGYRLAVDLSNQATVAADLPSAEEDELAEMILRDRSARRLDQAVTIGALMRRYGSERKTVLKALKKLTDENLLDRAPGQSWLFRRAPDDPEAQGESYEFRLLLEPAAVLAPGFRLDGTRAAALRQGMEALLALPDAAFDIREFQRLDIDFHGMIADGAANRFVTDALSDHLRLRRLPGTYAGVNVFRLKQSLREHLTILDQLESRQYEVAADLLRVHLRLSRSQRPQAASRGAPALFGTISRPD, from the coding sequence ATGCAAGCTGCAGCCAGACGACCGCGCACCAATCATCTCGATCTTGCGCAGCGCATTCTGGATGTGGCCCGGCAGCGCGGATTCGAAGCCGGCGCCCACCTCCCCGAACAGCAGATCGCCTCGCTCTGCAACGTCTCGCGAACCCCCGTGCGGGCTGCACTGCGCCTGCTCACCGAAAAAGGCGTGGTGCGATGGGAAGCTGACTCCGGCTATCGACTGGCTGTGGACCTCTCCAACCAGGCGACCGTCGCCGCCGACCTGCCGAGCGCCGAGGAGGACGAACTCGCGGAGATGATCCTGCGGGATCGGTCGGCGCGCCGGCTGGACCAGGCCGTGACCATCGGCGCGCTGATGCGACGGTATGGCTCGGAGCGAAAGACGGTACTAAAGGCGCTAAAGAAACTGACAGATGAGAACCTTCTTGATCGCGCGCCGGGACAGTCCTGGCTGTTCAGGCGGGCGCCTGACGATCCGGAGGCACAAGGGGAAAGCTATGAGTTCCGCCTGCTTTTGGAACCCGCCGCCGTTCTGGCGCCTGGCTTCAGGCTGGATGGAACACGTGCGGCAGCATTGCGCCAGGGCATGGAGGCACTGCTGGCGCTACCCGACGCCGCATTCGATATCAGGGAGTTCCAGCGACTGGACATCGACTTTCACGGTATGATCGCCGACGGCGCCGCCAACCGGTTCGTCACCGATGCGCTGTCGGACCATCTCAGGTTGCGCCGGCTGCCGGGAACCTATGCCGGCGTCAACGTCTTCCGGCTGAAGCAGTCGCTGCGCGAGCACCTGACCATACTCGACCAGTTGGAAAGCCGGCAGTATGAGGTTGCAGCCGATCTGCTTCGCGTTCATCTGCGGCTCTCCCGCAGCCAGCGACCGCAGGCGGCCAGTCGCGGGGCCCCCGCATTGTTCGGCACCATCAGCCGGCCGGATTGA
- the pcaF gene encoding 3-oxoadipyl-CoA thiolase, translated as MAEAYICDYIRTPIGRFGGQLASVRADDLGAIPLRALIERNPGIDWAAIDDVVYGCANQAGEDNRNVARMALLLAGLPKEVSGSTVNRLCGSGMDAVIIAARAIKTGEAELMISGGVESMSRAPFVMPKAEAAFSRNAEIHDTTIGWRFVNPLMKTQYGIDSMPETGENVAEDFSVSRADQDAFAVRSQDKAVAAQANGRLAKEITPVMIAQRKGDPVVVSKDEHPRAGTTVEALAKLPTPFRQGGTVTAGNASGVNDGAAALIVASEAAVKKYGLTPIARILGGAAAGVAPRIMGIGPVPATQKLCARLGLKPADFDVIELNEAFASQGIAVLRQLGIAEDAEHVNPNGGAIALGHPLGMSGARISGTAALELRERGGRYALATMCIGVGQGIAVALERQ; from the coding sequence ATGGCCGAGGCCTATATCTGCGACTACATTCGCACGCCGATTGGACGCTTCGGCGGGCAGTTGGCGTCGGTGCGCGCCGACGATCTTGGTGCGATACCTCTAAGGGCTTTGATCGAACGCAATCCCGGCATCGACTGGGCCGCGATCGACGACGTCGTCTATGGCTGCGCCAACCAGGCAGGCGAGGACAACCGCAATGTGGCGCGCATGGCGCTGCTGCTGGCCGGCCTGCCCAAAGAGGTTTCCGGCTCGACCGTCAACCGCCTGTGCGGTTCCGGCATGGACGCCGTCATCATCGCCGCGCGCGCGATCAAGACTGGCGAAGCGGAGCTGATGATATCAGGCGGCGTCGAATCCATGAGCCGCGCCCCTTTCGTCATGCCCAAGGCGGAAGCCGCCTTTTCGCGCAATGCCGAAATCCACGACACCACCATCGGCTGGCGCTTCGTCAACCCGCTGATGAAGACGCAGTACGGCATTGATTCGATGCCGGAGACCGGAGAGAACGTCGCCGAGGATTTTTCGGTCTCACGTGCCGACCAGGATGCATTTGCCGTGCGCAGCCAGGACAAGGCGGTCGCCGCGCAAGCCAATGGCCGGCTGGCTAAGGAAATTACCCCGGTGATGATCGCGCAGCGCAAGGGCGATCCGGTGGTTGTCAGCAAGGATGAGCATCCGCGCGCCGGCACGACGGTCGAGGCGCTCGCGAAATTGCCGACGCCGTTCCGGCAAGGCGGCACGGTCACCGCCGGCAACGCGTCGGGCGTCAATGACGGTGCGGCGGCGCTGATCGTCGCCTCGGAAGCCGCCGTGAAGAAATACGGCCTGACGCCGATCGCCCGCATTCTCGGCGGTGCGGCCGCCGGCGTGGCGCCGCGCATCATGGGCATCGGCCCGGTGCCGGCGACGCAGAAGCTGTGTGCCCGGCTTGGTCTGAAGCCGGCGGACTTCGACGTCATCGAGCTCAACGAAGCCTTTGCCTCCCAGGGCATTGCCGTGCTTCGTCAACTCGGCATTGCCGAGGACGCGGAGCATGTCAACCCGAATGGCGGCGCCATTGCGCTCGGCCACCCGCTCGGCATGTCGGGCGCGCGCATATCCGGCACTGCGGCGCTGGAACTTCGCGAACGCGGCGGCCGCTATGCGCTCGCCACCATGTGCATCGGCGTCGGCCAGGGCATCGCGGTGGCGCTGGAAAGGCAATAG
- a CDS encoding spermidine/putrescine ABC transporter substrate-binding protein has product MTASTCLRRPLKISSIALGLALALSAPAAAADLVISNWDGYMAPDAMDAFKAATAVSGELVVHATNEEIMGKLVASGGKGYDVVFVSSPFAEVLNKLGLIETIDHAKIPNLANLYPEAAKLPHDAGNNFSVPYTWGTTGLCYRSDLVKAEPASWNDLLAPSDDLKGKTTMLATDRWLLAAGQLAKGYSVNETDQVKLAEVKDLLISAKKTLLAYDDTTFYSKLVSGEALLVQAWDGWCNLRHRREA; this is encoded by the coding sequence ATGACCGCCTCAACCTGCCTGCGCCGTCCGTTAAAGATATCTTCGATCGCACTCGGCCTCGCCCTGGCGCTGTCAGCGCCGGCAGCCGCCGCCGACCTCGTCATCTCCAACTGGGACGGCTACATGGCGCCGGATGCCATGGACGCCTTCAAGGCCGCGACCGCTGTTTCCGGAGAGCTCGTGGTTCACGCCACCAATGAGGAGATCATGGGCAAGCTCGTCGCCTCGGGCGGCAAGGGCTATGACGTGGTCTTCGTCTCCTCGCCCTTCGCCGAGGTGCTGAACAAGCTTGGCCTGATCGAGACGATCGACCACGCCAAGATCCCCAACCTCGCCAATCTCTATCCCGAGGCGGCGAAGCTGCCGCACGATGCCGGCAACAATTTTTCCGTGCCTTACACCTGGGGCACCACAGGCCTCTGCTACCGCTCCGACCTAGTCAAGGCCGAGCCGGCAAGCTGGAACGATCTTCTGGCCCCGTCCGACGACCTCAAGGGCAAGACCACCATGCTGGCGACCGATCGCTGGCTGCTTGCCGCCGGCCAGCTCGCCAAGGGTTATTCGGTCAACGAGACCGATCAGGTCAAGCTCGCCGAGGTCAAGGACCTGCTGATCTCGGCCAAGAAGACCTTGCTCGCCTATGACGACACCACCTTCTATTCCAAGCTGGTCTCGGGTGAGGCGCTGCTGGTGCAGGCATGGGACGGCTGGTGCAACCTACGGCATCGCCGAGAAGCCTGA
- a CDS encoding FAD-binding oxidoreductase, with amino-acid sequence MGFNSGGFNSGLDIGKSYYVATANPAPGHPALQGDIDADLVVVGGGCTGLSAALHAAERGLKVVLLEGGKIGWGASGRNGGQIIPGLRKGAKGLVKLYGPERAKALFDLAFEARGLVLDLIERHAIDCDLRLTGHLAGAVNSSDLRDLEEEAECLASVMHFHDVEMLSSAQARAMVNTPYHGAMYEKLGGHMHPLNYTLGLARAAAAAGVTIHENSVALRLEREPSLRVSTAKGSVRAKHVVLAGDALLQGLEPRVNSRIMPVGNYIIATEPLGDKSDVIPSNVAVSDTRFVVNYFRMSADGRLLFGGGERYTPSPPADIAGFVRPHMEKTFPQLSGRRIDHAWGGLVSVTTSRLPHVGHYGEVYFAHGYSGKGVILSTLSGKLLAEAITGDASRLDLFSTLSPLPFPGGTALRGPLYVLGMLWYAMRDRIKH; translated from the coding sequence ATGGGTTTCAATTCTGGGGGCTTCAATTCCGGCCTGGATATCGGCAAATCCTATTATGTCGCGACCGCCAACCCGGCTCCGGGCCATCCGGCGCTGCAGGGCGATATCGATGCCGATCTGGTGGTGGTCGGCGGCGGCTGCACCGGTCTGTCCGCGGCTCTTCACGCGGCCGAGCGCGGCTTGAAGGTGGTGCTGCTCGAAGGCGGCAAGATCGGCTGGGGCGCGTCAGGGCGCAATGGCGGCCAAATCATCCCCGGCCTGCGCAAGGGCGCCAAGGGTCTGGTCAAGCTCTATGGGCCGGAACGGGCAAAGGCGCTTTTCGATCTCGCCTTCGAGGCGCGCGGACTGGTTCTCGACCTGATCGAGCGCCACGCCATCGATTGCGATCTCCGGCTGACCGGCCATCTGGCCGGTGCGGTCAACAGCTCCGACCTGCGCGACCTCGAGGAAGAGGCCGAGTGTCTTGCCAGCGTGATGCACTTTCATGATGTCGAGATGCTGTCATCGGCGCAGGCGCGCGCAATGGTGAACACGCCCTATCATGGCGCGATGTACGAGAAGCTCGGCGGCCACATGCATCCGCTGAACTACACGTTGGGCCTCGCCCGCGCGGCGGCAGCGGCGGGCGTCACCATCCACGAAAATTCGGTGGCGCTACGGCTGGAGCGCGAGCCTTCCCTCCGGGTTTCGACGGCCAAGGGCTCGGTCCGGGCCAAGCATGTCGTGCTGGCCGGCGACGCGCTGCTTCAGGGGCTCGAGCCGCGCGTCAACAGCCGTATCATGCCGGTCGGCAACTACATCATCGCCACCGAGCCGCTGGGCGACAAGAGCGACGTCATCCCGAGCAATGTGGCCGTCTCCGACACGCGGTTCGTGGTCAACTATTTCAGGATGTCGGCGGATGGGCGCCTGCTGTTCGGCGGCGGCGAGCGCTACACGCCGTCGCCGCCCGCCGACATTGCCGGTTTCGTGCGGCCGCACATGGAAAAGACCTTTCCGCAACTCAGCGGCCGCCGCATCGATCATGCCTGGGGCGGGCTCGTCTCGGTGACGACATCGCGCCTGCCGCATGTCGGGCACTATGGCGAGGTGTATTTCGCGCATGGCTACTCCGGCAAGGGCGTCATCCTGTCGACGCTGTCGGGAAAGCTGCTCGCCGAGGCGATCACCGGCGATGCTTCGCGGTTGGATCTGTTTTCGACGCTCAGCCCGCTGCCGTTTCCCGGCGGCACGGCGCTGCGCGGCCCGCTTTATGTGCTCGGCATGCTCTGGTACGCCATGCGCGACCGCATCAAGCATTGA